A window of Candidatus Nanoarchaeia archaeon contains these coding sequences:
- a CDS encoding HD domain-containing protein → MRLDAETEEKLKSEAVAYLKDGKPDWDIPHTLLTVHWMRELIDAEGGDERILVSTMYLHDIGYPKLKKGYTFDDLMKSKQSHDEIGAKLAKPILEKLGYPEAEVKEITTLIGHHYKKDRLDSHNAQLVLEADGLAKIDWEHIPPNFDKENSLKYLEYFKGRNLPKFKTETGKRFLKDLLAKSESYWG, encoded by the coding sequence ATGAGATTAGATGCAGAAACAGAAGAAAAGCTGAAATCTGAAGCAGTAGCCTACCTCAAGGACGGAAAACCTGATTGGGATATCCCCCACACCCTTCTAACCGTTCACTGGATGAGAGAGCTTATCGATGCTGAAGGCGGAGACGAACGCATTCTTGTCTCAACCATGTACCTCCATGACATCGGCTATCCAAAGCTCAAAAAAGGCTACACCTTTGATGATCTCATGAAAAGCAAGCAATCCCACGATGAAATCGGAGCAAAACTTGCGAAGCCAATACTGGAAAAGCTCGGATACCCTGAAGCAGAAGTAAAAGAGATCACAACTCTAATCGGCCATCATTATAAAAAAGACAGGCTGGACAGCCATAACGCACAATTGGTCCTTGAGGCAGACGGCCTCGCTAAGATAGACTGGGAACACATACCTCCAAATTTTGATAAGGAGAACAGCCTCAAGTATCTTGAGTATTTCAAAGGAAGGAACCTCCCAAAATTCAAGACAGAGACCGGAAAGAGATTCTTAAAGGACTTGTTGGCTAAATCAGAGAGCTATTGGGGCTAA
- a CDS encoding MiaB/RimO family radical SAM methylthiotransferase, with amino-acid sequence MPTACIIDGFSGCMLNSWDSQLFHKFFAMNNWKVVSDWKDADLVLLNTCAFVKSVEDKVVQRIIEIKAELRQNQRMVVAGCFPKINDERLREIFEGVSFGPRENTQLNKIIDAQVKIEDVRINRLEEQYLNGAPSSRFYIKIEDGCLGNCSFCAIKAAKGNLKSIEPERILEQFRKGREVGYKEFVLLGDDIGCYGRDIRTNLVELLKRIVQQDGEFYLFLHFVQPNWFLDMIDGFRDVFATGKVTVLNIPIQSGNDRVLRLMRRPYSMKEVLPVMQKIKAEFPSVLLQTHVIVGFPGETYAEFLDSLEAAKYFDVVKFFGFSERPGRKSVLSSEAKLHRQAAFGLIEGQIEEGKGTYLIVQG; translated from the coding sequence ATGCCCACTGCCTGCATCATTGACGGATTCAGCGGATGCATGCTGAACAGCTGGGATTCGCAGCTTTTCCATAAGTTCTTTGCGATGAATAACTGGAAGGTTGTTTCTGACTGGAAGGATGCTGATCTTGTTCTGCTGAATACCTGCGCTTTTGTGAAGAGCGTTGAGGACAAGGTTGTGCAGAGGATTATTGAGATCAAGGCTGAATTAAGACAAAACCAGAGGATGGTTGTTGCTGGCTGCTTTCCAAAAATCAATGATGAAAGGCTGAGAGAGATCTTTGAAGGAGTCAGTTTTGGGCCAAGAGAAAACACACAACTGAATAAGATTATTGATGCCCAGGTTAAGATTGAAGATGTCAGGATAAATCGATTGGAAGAGCAGTACCTGAACGGCGCGCCGAGCTCAAGATTCTACATCAAGATTGAAGATGGATGTTTGGGGAACTGCAGCTTCTGCGCGATTAAGGCTGCGAAAGGGAACCTGAAGAGCATTGAGCCTGAAAGGATTCTGGAGCAGTTCAGGAAAGGCAGGGAGGTTGGGTATAAGGAATTTGTTTTGCTTGGGGATGATATCGGGTGCTATGGAAGGGATATCAGGACAAATCTGGTTGAATTGCTGAAGAGGATTGTCCAGCAAGACGGGGAATTTTACCTTTTCCTTCATTTTGTCCAGCCGAACTGGTTTCTCGATATGATTGATGGGTTTAGGGACGTGTTTGCAACAGGCAAGGTTACGGTGCTCAATATTCCGATACAATCAGGGAATGACCGGGTATTGAGGCTGATGCGGAGGCCGTATTCCATGAAAGAGGTTCTGCCAGTGATGCAGAAGATTAAGGCGGAGTTTCCCTCTGTACTCCTTCAGACACACGTCATTGTTGGTTTTCCCGGCGAGACCTATGCAGAGTTCCTGGATAGCCTTGAAGCTGCAAAATATTTTGATGTTGTGAAGTTCTTTGGATTTTCTGAAAGGCCAGGAAGGAAGAGCGTCCTGAGTTCAGAGGCAAAGCTGCACCGGCAGGCTGCATTTGGGCTGATTGAGGGGCAGATTGAAGAGGGGAAGGGGACTTATTTGATTGTGCAGGGTTAG
- a CDS encoding adenylate kinase — MKIVVMGPQGSGKGTQAERIVKEYKIPHISTGDILRKNIADKTPLGKTAKLHIDKGELVPDAVVNDMVQERLGKKDCKKGYLLDGYPRTLNQAKALERYDKVEKVFLLEVPDEVSVRRLSARRQCSTCGKIFGIDIPPKREGVCDSCKGRLFQRDDDMPEKINTRLKEYHKETEPLVGFYGKRIVRLDGTKPIDAVFKEIAKVLEGLR, encoded by the coding sequence ATGAAGATTGTTGTGATGGGGCCCCAGGGCTCTGGAAAAGGAACGCAAGCGGAGAGAATTGTAAAAGAGTATAAAATCCCCCATATCTCCACAGGGGATATTCTCAGGAAGAATATTGCTGATAAGACCCCTCTTGGAAAGACTGCAAAGTTGCATATTGACAAAGGAGAGCTTGTTCCTGACGCTGTAGTCAATGATATGGTACAGGAAAGGCTCGGCAAGAAGGACTGCAAAAAAGGATATCTGCTTGACGGCTATCCGAGAACATTGAACCAGGCAAAGGCATTGGAGAGGTATGACAAGGTGGAAAAGGTGTTTTTGCTTGAGGTTCCTGACGAGGTTTCTGTCAGGCGATTAAGTGCCAGAAGGCAGTGCTCAACGTGCGGCAAGATATTCGGGATCGATATCCCTCCGAAGAGGGAGGGAGTATGCGACAGCTGCAAAGGCAGATTATTCCAGAGGGATGATGATATGCCTGAGAAAATCAATACCCGGCTCAAGGAATACCACAAGGAAACAGAGCCTTTGGTTGGGTTCTATGGAAAAAGGATTGTTAGGCTGGATGGAACCAAGCCGATTGATGCTGTGTTTAAGGAGATTGCCAAGGTTTTGGAGGGATTGAGGTGA
- a CDS encoding winged helix-turn-helix domain-containing protein — protein sequence MTTINKMKIMSKSQKIMNILLKDFSRHTATSLAKELKMSRWGTWKILKKLEKDSLILIEPVGSGKTSTSTIKLNWGNILTEKTLALSLTQETLKYKRWLYDFSSLQQKVEFLILYGSILYGKEANDIDIIGIAKEKNLGKVNDVVFKMQETQSKKIHSINLTQKEFKKELKEQNKAYLDAVKKGIVLFGQETFIKFVKALSE from the coding sequence TTGACAACTATCAACAAAATGAAGATAATGAGCAAATCACAAAAAATTATGAATATCTTGCTGAAGGATTTTAGCAGGCATACTGCCACGTCTTTAGCAAAAGAGCTAAAGATGAGCAGGTGGGGCACATGGAAAATTCTCAAAAAGCTTGAAAAGGACAGTCTGATACTTATCGAGCCTGTTGGGAGCGGAAAAACAAGCACAAGCACAATAAAACTGAACTGGGGCAATATCTTGACAGAGAAAACTTTGGCGCTCTCCTTGACCCAAGAAACTTTAAAATACAAAAGATGGCTGTATGACTTTTCAAGCTTGCAGCAAAAGGTCGAGTTTTTGATACTCTATGGAAGCATACTCTACGGCAAAGAAGCAAATGATATTGATATAATCGGAATTGCCAAGGAAAAGAATCTTGGTAAAGTTAATGATGTGGTGTTTAAGATGCAGGAAACACAAAGCAAAAAAATACATTCAATCAATCTGACGCAAAAAGAATTTAAGAAAGAATTGAAAGAACAAAACAAGGCATACCTAGATGCTGTAAAAAAAGGCATTGTCCTGTTTGGACAGGAGACTTTTATCAAATTTGTAAAGGCGCTGTCAGAATGA
- the truD gene encoding tRNA pseudouridine(13) synthase TruD yields MKLKESPEDFIVKEIFPIEGILEKGGNYHIYLLSKTNRSTPEAISRLSRILNLPESSFGYAGNKDKRARTEQYISIKGKKARDIDDANLKIEYKGSLHEPISLGDHEGNQFEITIREITPEEHKVFLKNTRNATIVFPNVFGEQRFSNDNAEIGKCIVKQEFSKAVTLLLKHKGSYEKKMREHFETQPSDAIGCLRKMPSKILRLFIHAYQSKLFNELLKDSIKRDPTEEASIKPKSMENKPKKEKLIEHMPKKCRSIENKSKSKNVKNKKLPLIGFGTNESLINPILKKENLTTRDFIIPQLPELSSEGTERNAFETCTGFKILHDSKETVKLEFSLPKGAYATVLIRYLFS; encoded by the coding sequence ATGAAGCTTAAAGAATCCCCTGAAGACTTCATCGTAAAGGAGATATTTCCAATAGAGGGCATCCTGGAAAAAGGCGGAAATTACCATATCTACCTCCTCTCCAAGACCAACCGTTCAACACCCGAAGCCATCTCAAGGCTCTCCAGGATCCTCAATCTCCCCGAATCCAGCTTTGGCTATGCAGGAAACAAGGACAAAAGAGCAAGAACCGAACAGTATATCTCGATCAAAGGAAAGAAAGCAAGAGACATTGATGATGCTAACCTAAAGATAGAATACAAAGGCTCCTTACATGAGCCCATCTCCTTAGGAGACCACGAAGGAAACCAGTTTGAGATTACCATAAGGGAGATAACCCCTGAAGAGCACAAAGTATTCCTTAAAAATACAAGAAACGCAACAATAGTCTTCCCGAACGTATTCGGAGAGCAAAGATTCTCAAATGACAACGCAGAGATAGGTAAGTGCATAGTAAAACAAGAGTTTAGCAAAGCGGTAACTCTTCTCCTGAAGCACAAAGGAAGCTATGAAAAGAAGATGAGAGAGCACTTTGAAACCCAGCCCTCAGATGCAATAGGCTGCCTAAGGAAGATGCCCTCAAAAATATTAAGACTATTCATCCATGCCTACCAGTCTAAGCTATTTAATGAATTATTAAAAGACTCAATTAAAAGGGATCCAACAGAAGAAGCCTCAATTAAACCTAAATCAATGGAGAATAAACCAAAAAAAGAAAAATTAATAGAACATATGCCAAAAAAATGCAGATCAATAGAAAACAAATCAAAATCAAAAAATGTAAAGAATAAAAAACTGCCCTTGATTGGCTTTGGCACCAATGAAAGTCTCATTAATCCCATCCTAAAAAAAGAAAACCTAACCACAAGAGACTTCATCATCCCCCAGCTCCCTGAGCTCAGCTCTGAAGGCACGGAAAGAAACGCATTCGAAACCTGTACAGGCTTCAAGATACTGCATGATTCAAAAGAAACCGTAAAACTTGAATTCTCCCTGCCAAAAGGAGCTTATGCAACCGTGCTTATTAGATACCTTTTTTCTTAA